The Microbacterium luteum nucleotide sequence AGAGCTTGCCTTCTCTGGTCGGGTGTTCCGAGATGTCCCACAGCCAGACCCTGTTCGGCCCGTCGGCGACGAACTCGTGCCGGATGACACCGTGCTCGTCGACCACGGCGAGCAGGTCGTCGTGCGGCGCGGGTCCGGTGCTGCCGGGCTTGCTGCGCTTCTTGTGGTGCGATGCGTGGATCCCCGCGATCCGGCAGAGTCGGTGCACCCGGTTCTCGCTCGCGGTGACCCCGTGCTCGGACTCGAGCTCGTCGGTGAGGAACCGGTACCCGAGGGTGTCGTCGTCCGCATGGAGGTCGTAGAGCACGTCGATCACGTGCGCATCGTCCCAGTCCCTGTCGGAGACCGGGGCTTTGAGCCACTGGTAGTACCCCTGCCTGGACAGGCCGAGGACCCGCAACGCCACCGCGACCGGCACCCTCACGGGAGCGCCGGCCGCAGCCATCTCGTGGACGAGCGGGAAGACTATTTTCCCGGCAGGTTCGCCTGCGACAGATACGCCGCAGCCCGCCGCAGCACCTCGTTCTCCTGCTCCAACAGCCGGATCCGCTTGTTCGCCTCACGCAGCTGCTTGCGCTCGTCGTCGGTCAGGCCGGCACGCTTGCCGTCCTCGACGTCGGCCTGCTTCATCCAGTTGCTCAGCGATCCTTCGGAGATACCGAAGTCCTTCGCGATCTGCGCCAACGGCGCTTGACCCTTCCGGGCCACGGCCACGACATCATCGCGGAACTCTCGGGGATAGGGCTTTGCCACAAGAACATCCTTCCAGCGAGAACGAATCCTCACAGATCAGATGTCAACCAAACTCGGGGCAGACCCCTGTTCGCTGTTCTGGCGAATGCGCTTGATGACTACCGCGCGACGCTCCTCGACCATCGCGACACG carries:
- a CDS encoding IS3 family transposase (programmed frameshift), translated to MAKPYPREFRDDVVAVARKGQAPLAQIAKDFGISEGSLSNWMKQADVEDGKRAGLTDDERKQLREANKRIRLLEQENEVLRRAAAYLSQANLPKIVFPLVHEMAAAGAPVRVPVAVALRVLGLSRQGYYQWLKAPVSDRDWDDAHVIDVLYDLHADDDTLGYRFLTDELESEHGVTASENRVHRLCRIAGIHASHHKKRSKPGSTGPAPHDDLLAVVDEHGVIRHEFVADGPNRVWLWDISEHPTREGKLYICAIKDVWSNKIVGYSIDTRMKSSLARAAMRNAIALRSPGGTICHSDRGGQFRAKRTQNLLRNNGLVGSMGRSYGAGDNASMESFFSLLQKNVLDTRRWDTRADLRLAMVTWIETKYNRRRRQRGLGKLTPVEFEMIYKDAEAA